One Phyllopteryx taeniolatus isolate TA_2022b chromosome 20, UOR_Ptae_1.2, whole genome shotgun sequence genomic window, attgtttgtaaaatattaataaaaaagaatattatgaacaaatattagaaaggaaaaacaatattactataaaaatgctaaagtatttaaagaaaaattgaaatattaggggaaacacaaatataaatgtacataaatacacgtattatttaaaaaaaatattagtcaaaaataaaatattagggGGAAATACTTAAATATTAGATATGGACAGATAGCTACTTATTTCCAGCCCCCTCTTGATGCTAAGCTAATATTATCATAATAGCATATTAACCCCCGTCTTGTGTTGTTAGATAACACGGCGTGGGTCTTGACGCGTCGCGGCGGCTGGTCCCAGCGGGAGCAGACGCTCTTCTACCTTCCCATCATGGTGACGGACGGGGAGGCTCCGGTGCACACCAGCACCTCCACGctgagcgtgcgtgtgtgcgcctGCGACCGCGACGGAAACGTCATGACCTGCAACGCGGAAGCTCACAGCCTGCCCGCCAGCCTCAGCAGGGTCGCACTCATTGCCATCctggccgccatctttgtgcTCCTGGGTAAGCACCACACCACAAGTCTCTGACTAACTAACAAACTAAGACCAATTTATCAAACTTTCCCTCATGAAACTCACACGTCCTAAAGCTAGCATTGGCGTACAAGCTAACTGCGCTAacacagttatttttttgtgtgtgtgtgtgtttgtgttgtttcagTGATGATCCTGCTGATGCTCTCGCTGCGGATGCACCGCAAGAAGCCGTACCTTAGCGACGAGGAGGAAAACGTACACGAGAACATTGTCCGTTACGATGACGAGGGTGGCGGCGAGGAGGACACGGAGGCCTTCGACATCGCCGCCATGTGGAATCCGCGGGAAGTGCACCCCCACGCGGGCGAGACGCGGCAGGACATCCTTCCGGAGATCCAGAGTTTGTCTCGCTACGTACAGATGGCTAGCGGCGGCAGCGGAGTTCACGGCTACGTCCTGTCCAAGCTCCTGGAGGCCGACGTGGACCCCTGCGCGCCCCCTTACGACTCCCTGCAGACGTACGCCTATGAGGGCG contains:
- the LOC133470137 gene encoding cadherin-20-like isoform X2; this translates as MIAARDPDGDNNTVRYSLDRSSDPDKFFYMDITSGALMTLRPLDREQLGWHNISVLAMEMNNPSQLSSVAVSIRVRDVNDNAPTLSDYLEAYVCDGARAGQLIQAVTAVDPDEPPSGHHFSYALAPHAANNPNFTLRDNQDNTAWVLTRRGGWSQREQTLFYLPIMVTDGEAPVHTSTSTLSVRVCACDRDGNVMTCNAEAHSLPASLSRVALIAILAAIFVLLVMILLMLSLRMHRKKPYLSDEEENVHENIVRYDDEGGGEEDTEAFDIAAMWNPREVHPHAGETRQDILPEIQSLSRYVQMASGGSGVHGYVLSKLLEADVDPCAPPYDSLQTYAYEGEGSVAESLSSLQSGASGGDHEYDYLNDWGPRFKKLAEMYGVLDVNNPPMW